From a region of the Paraburkholderia caribensis genome:
- a CDS encoding glycoside hydrolase family 19 protein — protein sequence MDSITFMAATGSTQANAALWLGALQAAMDRFQINTPPRRAAFLAQVAFESGRFPPPPVAENFNYSVEGLRATFRSLTAAQCASLGRQPGEARVPPQRQQQIANLVYGGRYGNGPAATGDGWKYRGSGLIQLTFKDNFARAGQAIGADLAGNPDLVRNDPATAALVSAWYWQSHGCNELADANKFTAITAQINPAHAGETGRLEAFQLANNALNVSPAAGAGGTAVA from the coding sequence ATGGACTCAATCACGTTCATGGCTGCGACGGGCAGCACCCAGGCGAATGCCGCGCTGTGGCTCGGCGCCCTGCAAGCCGCGATGGACCGCTTCCAGATCAACACGCCCCCGCGCAGGGCCGCCTTTCTGGCACAAGTCGCGTTTGAAAGCGGCCGCTTTCCGCCTCCACCTGTAGCGGAAAACTTCAATTACTCGGTGGAAGGCCTGCGGGCGACGTTCCGCTCGCTGACGGCCGCACAATGCGCGAGCCTTGGGCGTCAACCCGGCGAGGCGCGCGTGCCGCCCCAGCGCCAGCAGCAGATCGCCAACCTCGTCTATGGCGGCCGCTACGGCAATGGCCCCGCCGCGACGGGCGACGGCTGGAAGTATCGCGGCTCGGGCCTGATCCAGTTGACGTTCAAGGACAACTTCGCCCGCGCCGGTCAGGCGATCGGCGCCGATCTCGCCGGCAATCCGGACCTCGTGCGCAACGACCCCGCCACCGCGGCGCTGGTGTCCGCGTGGTACTGGCAATCGCACGGCTGCAACGAACTCGCCGACGCTAACAAGTTCACCGCGATCACGGCGCAGATCAATCCGGCGCACGCGGGCGAGACGGGCCGGCTGGAAGCGTTCCAGCTCGCGAACAACGCGCTCAATGTATCGCCTGCTGCTGGAGCCGGCGGCACAGCCGTCGCGTAA